In Acidovorax sp. GBBC 1281, a single window of DNA contains:
- a CDS encoding GNAT family N-acetyltransferase, with product MPAHARSHPLPSAPPRARPLAAADLPGLLQVQRACYGEGFEESHAVFLRRLASPAQCSLALERDGHLGAYLAAYRSLRGKVTPLHGDFEAAEAPDTLYLHDMAVAPALAGQGLAQVLLAEAWATARSEGLRHSALVSVQGSQGYWARHGYAPAPLQDAAQRARLATYGEGAVYMVRALPGA from the coding sequence ATGCCCGCCCACGCCCGATCCCACCCCCTGCCATCCGCACCGCCCCGGGCGCGCCCGCTGGCTGCGGCCGATCTGCCCGGCCTGCTGCAGGTGCAGCGCGCCTGCTATGGCGAGGGGTTCGAGGAAAGCCATGCGGTGTTCCTGCGCCGCCTGGCGAGCCCGGCGCAGTGCTCGCTGGCCCTGGAGCGGGACGGCCACCTGGGCGCCTACCTCGCGGCCTACCGCTCGCTGCGGGGCAAGGTCACGCCGCTGCACGGCGACTTCGAGGCCGCCGAGGCCCCCGACACGCTGTACCTGCACGACATGGCCGTGGCGCCCGCGCTGGCGGGACAGGGCCTGGCGCAGGTGCTGCTGGCCGAGGCCTGGGCCACGGCACGCAGCGAAGGGCTGCGCCACAGCGCGCTGGTCTCGGTGCAGGGCTCGCAGGGCTACTGGGCACGGCACGGCTACGCCCCCGCACCGCTGCAGGACGCTGCGCAGCGCGCACGGCTGGCCACCTACGGCGAGGGCGCGGTGTACATGGTGCGGGCATTGCCGGGGGCGTGA
- a CDS encoding LysR substrate-binding domain-containing protein gives MTEPLGRMPSLNALRAFEATSRHLNFRLAGLELGVTQGAVAQQVRALEAELGLKLFERLPRALALTSNGQRYIVGVRRAFELLVQATESLVPQPLRLTVSVTPTFATKWLIPRLDGYTRRHPGVDLRILATERLAHFHNEAVDLAVRYGRLPFGPGLSADLLFEECLVAVCSPRWREPSAQAGRAGDGIAQVLLHDAQSPWETYFEQCAPQARAPAARALHFNQTTLAIDAAAMGQGLALAQQEFVASDLAAGRLVLAFPEALRTGAGYYLVHPRKQRHPESVAQVRRWLLDGAGGPPAAPPSLPG, from the coding sequence ATGACGGAACCCCTCGGGCGCATGCCCTCGCTCAATGCCCTGCGTGCCTTCGAGGCCACGAGCCGCCACCTCAACTTCCGGCTGGCCGGGCTGGAACTGGGGGTGACGCAAGGCGCCGTGGCGCAGCAGGTGCGGGCCCTGGAGGCGGAACTGGGCCTGAAGCTCTTCGAGCGCCTGCCCCGCGCGCTGGCGCTCACGTCCAACGGCCAGCGCTACATCGTCGGCGTGCGGCGGGCCTTCGAACTGTTGGTCCAGGCCACGGAGAGCCTGGTCCCCCAGCCCCTGCGACTGACCGTGAGCGTGACGCCCACCTTCGCCACCAAATGGCTCATCCCGCGGCTCGACGGCTACACGCGCCGGCACCCAGGCGTCGATCTGCGCATCCTGGCCACGGAGCGGCTGGCGCACTTCCACAACGAAGCGGTGGACCTGGCCGTGCGCTATGGCCGGCTCCCGTTCGGTCCCGGGTTGTCCGCCGATCTGCTGTTCGAGGAATGCCTGGTCGCCGTCTGCAGCCCGCGGTGGCGAGAACCGAGCGCGCAGGCCGGGCGGGCCGGCGATGGCATCGCGCAGGTGCTGCTGCACGATGCGCAGTCGCCATGGGAGACCTACTTCGAGCAGTGCGCGCCGCAGGCCAGGGCGCCTGCGGCGCGCGCCCTGCATTTCAACCAGACCACGCTCGCCATCGATGCCGCCGCCATGGGGCAGGGCCTGGCGCTGGCCCAGCAGGAATTCGTGGCGTCCGATCTGGCGGCCGGGCGGCTGGTGCTGGCCTTTCCCGAGGCCCTGCGCACCGGCGCGGGCTACTACCTCGTGCACCCCCGCAAGCAGCGGCACCCCGAATCGGTCGCACAGGTGCGGCGCTGGCTGCTGGACGGCGCGGGCGGACCGCCGGCCGCCCCACCCTCGCTGCCGGGCTAA
- a CDS encoding XdhC family protein, translated as MDNLDFRVLHTLLDWRRAGVHGWLVTVVRTWGSSPRPVGSILALSDRGAVVGSVSGGCIEDDLIARCCTPGRDDALPRDPAKPVLLKYGVSADEAHRFGLPCGGTLELLVERDPALDSLQALVESLAEGCLVRRSVRLSDGAVTLSEARGAQAFHADAQTVASTFGPQFRMLLIGAGQLAEYLATMAGFNGFAVTVCDPRAEYRGAWSVPGAALADGMPDDVVLAFRPDRRSAVIALTHDPKLDDLALLEALKTDAFYVGAIGSRRNNAARRQRLAEHFDLDAPALARLKGPIGLFIGSKTPAEIAVSVMAEVLSVRNGVAIPPQMQVAPAKALLAG; from the coding sequence GTGGACAACCTCGATTTCCGGGTGCTGCACACCCTGCTCGACTGGCGCCGCGCGGGGGTGCACGGCTGGCTCGTCACCGTGGTGCGGACGTGGGGCTCGTCGCCCCGGCCCGTGGGCTCCATCCTCGCGCTGTCGGACCGCGGCGCGGTCGTGGGCTCCGTCAGTGGCGGCTGCATCGAGGACGACCTGATCGCACGGTGCTGCACGCCCGGCCGGGACGACGCCCTGCCCCGGGACCCGGCGAAGCCGGTGCTCCTGAAGTACGGGGTATCCGCCGACGAGGCGCACCGATTCGGACTGCCCTGCGGCGGCACGCTGGAGCTGCTGGTGGAACGCGATCCGGCACTCGACTCGCTGCAGGCCCTGGTCGAGTCGCTGGCCGAGGGCTGCCTGGTGCGCCGCAGCGTGCGGCTCTCCGATGGGGCGGTCACCCTGTCCGAGGCCCGCGGCGCGCAGGCCTTCCATGCGGATGCGCAGACGGTGGCCAGCACCTTCGGCCCGCAGTTCCGCATGCTGCTGATCGGCGCGGGGCAATTGGCCGAATACCTGGCAACCATGGCCGGCTTCAACGGCTTCGCGGTGACGGTGTGCGACCCGCGGGCGGAGTACCGCGGTGCGTGGTCGGTGCCCGGCGCCGCTCTGGCCGACGGCATGCCCGACGACGTGGTGCTGGCCTTCCGGCCCGACCGGCGCAGCGCCGTGATCGCGCTGACGCACGACCCCAAGCTGGACGACCTTGCCCTGCTGGAGGCGCTGAAGACCGATGCGTTCTATGTCGGCGCCATCGGCAGCCGGCGCAACAATGCAGCGCGGCGCCAGCGGCTGGCCGAGCACTTCGACCTGGACGCACCGGCGCTGGCGCGGTTGAAGGGGCCCATCGGCCTGTTCATCGGCAGCAAGACGCCGGCGGAGATCGCCGTGAGCGTCATGGCCGAGGTGCTAAGTGTCCGCAACGGGGTGGCGATCCCGCCGCAGATGCAGGTGGCGCCGGCCAAGGCCTTGCTCGCAGGGTGA
- the chrA gene encoding chromate efflux transporter, whose amino-acid sequence MDTALPDDAASARPHPLPLSVALLFWLKLGFISFGGPAGQIALMHAELVERRRWISEKRFLHALNYCMLLPGPEAQQLATYLGWLLHRTWGGILAGTLFVLPSLCLLIGLSWLYMAHGDMPVIAGVFYGIKPAVTALVVQAAWRIGGRTLKNRWLWGIAVAAFGAIFALQVPFPAIVLLAACAGHVGGRVSPQAFSAGGAHGAAAESAGRALIDDDTPAPPHALFSWTRFTKVLLVGGGLWVLALGGLWALFGWHGVLTQMGWFFTKAALMTFGGAYAVLPYVYQGAVDHHHWLSATQMIDGLALGETTPGPLIMVVSFVAFVGGWTHALFGPGSLFLAGAVAATAVAFFTFLPSFVFILLGGPFIESTHGNLKFTAPLTGITAAVVGVIANLAVFFAYHVLWPQGLGGRFDAASAAIGVLAAVALFRLRWGVIPVLALCGLLGVACRLSGV is encoded by the coding sequence ATGGACACCGCCTTGCCCGACGACGCCGCATCGGCACGCCCCCACCCGCTGCCACTCTCCGTGGCCCTGCTTTTCTGGCTGAAGCTCGGCTTCATCAGCTTCGGCGGCCCGGCCGGGCAGATCGCCCTCATGCATGCGGAACTGGTGGAGCGCCGCCGGTGGATCTCGGAAAAGCGCTTTCTCCACGCCCTGAACTACTGCATGCTGCTGCCCGGGCCCGAGGCCCAGCAGCTGGCCACCTACCTCGGCTGGCTGCTGCACCGGACCTGGGGCGGCATCCTCGCCGGCACGCTGTTCGTGCTGCCGTCGCTGTGCCTCCTCATCGGGCTGTCCTGGCTCTACATGGCGCATGGGGACATGCCGGTGATCGCCGGGGTGTTCTACGGCATCAAGCCGGCCGTCACGGCGCTGGTGGTGCAGGCCGCCTGGCGGATCGGTGGCAGAACGCTGAAGAACCGCTGGCTGTGGGGCATCGCGGTGGCCGCGTTCGGGGCCATCTTCGCGCTGCAGGTGCCGTTTCCCGCGATCGTGCTGCTCGCGGCGTGTGCTGGCCATGTGGGCGGCCGGGTGTCGCCACAGGCGTTTTCCGCCGGCGGCGCCCATGGCGCGGCAGCGGAATCGGCCGGGCGAGCGCTGATCGACGACGACACGCCCGCGCCGCCCCACGCCTTGTTTTCGTGGACGCGGTTTACCAAGGTGCTGCTGGTGGGCGGGGGGCTGTGGGTCCTGGCGCTGGGAGGGCTCTGGGCGCTGTTCGGATGGCATGGGGTGCTGACCCAGATGGGGTGGTTCTTCACCAAGGCCGCGCTGATGACCTTCGGTGGCGCCTACGCCGTGCTCCCCTACGTCTACCAGGGCGCGGTCGACCACCACCACTGGCTGAGCGCCACGCAGATGATCGACGGTCTGGCGCTGGGCGAGACCACGCCCGGGCCGCTCATCATGGTGGTGTCGTTCGTGGCCTTCGTCGGGGGATGGACCCATGCCCTCTTCGGGCCCGGATCGCTGTTCCTGGCAGGCGCCGTGGCCGCCACCGCAGTGGCGTTCTTCACCTTCCTGCCCTCGTTCGTATTCATCCTGCTGGGCGGTCCGTTCATCGAGTCCACCCACGGCAACCTGAAGTTCACCGCGCCGCTGACCGGCATCACCGCCGCCGTGGTCGGCGTGATCGCCAACCTGGCGGTGTTCTTCGCCTATCACGTGCTGTGGCCACAGGGCCTGGGAGGCCGCTTCGACGCCGCGTCGGCCGCCATCGGCGTGCTGGCCGCGGTGGCCCTGTTCCGGCTCCGATGGGGTGTGATTCCGGTGCTGGCGCTCTGCGGATTGCTCGGCGTGGCGTGCCGGCTGTCAGGGGTGTGA
- a CDS encoding LysR substrate-binding domain-containing protein, whose protein sequence is MRLPPLIAVRFFEATARHLSVRRAAAELHVTPGAVSQQVRKLEEFLGCTLFERLPRGLALTRAGAEYQSACSDALAVIGHATSRVAAGARRVVLVSCTPGFAVQWLVPRLQDFQQHAAGLDVHVSTTNRTVDLAGEGVHFAVRHGMGKYPGLRAEALLADDLVPVCSPRLIAPRRIARARDIDGPRLLHDEHRGDWRLWCEAHRMLRINTEQGVVFADSNGAIEAAVAGRGFALVRRALIGRELATRALIGVQAGALATPLAYHLVYAAPALIDPELRRFRDWIVAQAGQERGGGA, encoded by the coding sequence ATGCGCCTGCCTCCCCTCATCGCCGTGCGATTTTTCGAAGCCACTGCGCGCCATCTGAGCGTGCGCCGCGCCGCCGCCGAGCTGCACGTCACGCCGGGCGCGGTGTCGCAGCAGGTGCGCAAGCTGGAGGAGTTCCTGGGCTGCACGCTGTTCGAGCGCCTGCCGCGCGGCCTGGCGCTCACGCGGGCGGGTGCCGAATACCAGTCGGCCTGCAGCGATGCGCTTGCGGTCATCGGCCACGCCACCTCACGGGTGGCCGCCGGCGCACGGCGTGTGGTGCTGGTCAGCTGCACGCCTGGCTTCGCCGTGCAGTGGCTGGTGCCGCGCCTGCAGGACTTTCAGCAGCACGCAGCCGGCCTGGACGTGCACGTGAGCACCACCAACCGCACGGTCGATCTGGCCGGCGAGGGCGTGCATTTCGCGGTGCGCCACGGCATGGGAAAGTACCCGGGCCTGCGGGCGGAAGCGCTGCTGGCCGACGATCTCGTGCCTGTGTGCAGCCCCCGCCTCATCGCGCCGCGGCGCATCGCGCGCGCCCGCGACATCGACGGCCCCCGCCTGCTGCACGACGAACACCGGGGCGACTGGCGGCTGTGGTGCGAGGCGCACCGTATGCTTCGGATAAACACCGAACAGGGCGTGGTATTCGCTGATTCCAACGGCGCCATCGAAGCCGCCGTGGCCGGCCGGGGCTTCGCGCTGGTGCGCCGCGCGCTCATCGGGCGCGAGCTGGCCACGCGCGCCTTGATCGGCGTGCAGGCGGGTGCGCTGGCCACACCGCTGGCGTACCACCTGGTCTATGCGGCACCCGCGCTCATCGATCCGGAGCTGCGGCGTTTCCGCGACTGGATCGTCGCGCAGGCCGGGCAGGAGCGCGGCGGCGGCGCTTGA
- a CDS encoding riboflavin synthase subunit alpha, protein MFTGIVQATAALAAIHDREGLRTFIIDFPPGFCQDLAVGASVAVDGVCLTVTELLPPNAAAFDVVLQSLNVTTLGSYAMGDRVNVERAARDGAEIGGHPLSGHIDFATTLQSVRESDNNRVWRVDIPPAFRKYVFAKGYIAIHGASLTVSEVNRAEGWFEVWLIPETRRATVFEHKQAGDRLNIEIERSTQVVVDTVREAVQESLGALQPVLEALLRDKGLSLEDFVQPPVLPR, encoded by the coding sequence ATGTTCACTGGCATCGTCCAAGCCACGGCGGCCCTCGCCGCCATCCATGACCGCGAAGGCCTGCGGACCTTCATCATCGATTTCCCGCCCGGCTTCTGCCAGGACCTCGCCGTGGGCGCGAGCGTGGCGGTGGACGGCGTGTGCCTCACGGTGACCGAGCTGCTGCCGCCCAACGCGGCGGCGTTCGACGTGGTGCTGCAGAGCCTGAACGTGACCACCCTGGGCAGCTACGCCATGGGCGACCGCGTGAACGTGGAGCGCGCGGCCAGGGACGGCGCCGAGATCGGCGGGCACCCGCTGTCGGGCCACATCGACTTCGCCACCACGCTGCAGTCGGTGCGCGAGTCGGACAACAACCGCGTGTGGCGCGTGGACATCCCGCCCGCCTTCCGCAAGTACGTCTTCGCCAAGGGCTACATCGCCATCCACGGCGCGAGCCTGACGGTCTCCGAGGTGAACCGCGCAGAGGGCTGGTTCGAGGTGTGGCTGATCCCCGAGACGCGCCGCGCCACGGTGTTCGAGCACAAGCAGGCGGGCGACCGCCTCAACATCGAGATCGAGCGCAGCACGCAGGTGGTGGTGGACACCGTGCGCGAGGCGGTGCAGGAAAGCCTGGGGGCCCTGCAGCCGGTGCTGGAGGCGCTGCTGCGCGACAAGGGCCTGTCGCTCGAAGACTTCGTGCAGCCGCCCGTGCTGCCGCGCTGA
- a CDS encoding SDR family oxidoreductase — translation MAVEKVALITAGGSGMGAAAARRLAADGFRIGILSSSGKGQALAEALGGVGVTGSNQSVEDIGQLVDLAHRRWGRIDVLVNSAGHGPRAPLLDLSDEQWLEGMNTYLLNVIRPTRLVAPLMQRQGGGTIVNISSAWALEPSALFPASSVMRAGLASFTRIFVDSFSAENVRMNNVLPGWIDSLPVWEERRTAVPLQRYGTVEEVAATVAFLASDGAAYITGQSLRVDGGLMRAP, via the coding sequence ATGGCAGTAGAAAAAGTGGCGCTCATCACCGCCGGCGGCAGTGGCATGGGGGCGGCGGCCGCACGCCGGCTGGCCGCCGATGGCTTTCGCATCGGCATCCTTTCCTCCTCCGGGAAAGGGCAGGCGCTCGCCGAGGCGCTGGGGGGCGTGGGGGTCACCGGCTCCAACCAGTCGGTGGAGGACATCGGGCAGCTGGTGGACCTGGCCCACAGGCGCTGGGGCCGCATCGACGTGCTGGTCAACAGCGCCGGCCATGGGCCTCGGGCGCCATTGCTGGACCTGTCCGACGAACAGTGGCTCGAGGGCATGAACACCTACCTGCTGAACGTGATCCGGCCCACCCGCCTGGTGGCGCCCCTCATGCAAAGGCAGGGCGGCGGGACAATCGTCAACATCTCCTCGGCCTGGGCACTGGAGCCCAGCGCGCTGTTCCCGGCGTCGTCCGTCATGCGCGCCGGGCTGGCCTCGTTCACGCGCATCTTCGTCGACAGCTTCTCAGCCGAAAACGTGCGGATGAACAACGTGCTGCCCGGCTGGATCGACAGCCTGCCCGTGTGGGAAGAGCGGCGCACCGCCGTGCCGCTGCAGCGCTACGGCACCGTGGAGGAAGTCGCCGCCACGGTCGCCTTCCTGGCCTCCGACGGGGCGGCCTACATCACGGGGCAGAGCCTGCGGGTGGACGGCGGGCTCATGCGCGCGCCGTGA
- a CDS encoding DUF4148 domain-containing protein, translated as METIPMPYFTLNSSLSIKTPLPASPPAPVRLRATVAAALALASAFAMPAQAQERTATPQQQPTLSRAEVIADLALWRRAGADRYEGLSRSYGLETQAYDAAQQEYLRLRQSEAFPAEVRKQQAADSQ; from the coding sequence ATGGAAACCATCCCAATGCCCTATTTCACCTTGAATTCCTCGCTGTCGATCAAGACCCCATTGCCTGCTTCGCCCCCCGCCCCGGTACGCCTTCGGGCCACGGTGGCCGCGGCACTGGCGCTGGCGAGTGCCTTCGCGATGCCCGCCCAGGCACAGGAGCGCACCGCGACGCCGCAGCAACAGCCCACGCTGTCCCGTGCCGAGGTGATCGCCGACCTCGCCCTGTGGCGCCGCGCGGGCGCCGACCGGTACGAAGGGCTGTCGCGTTCGTACGGCCTGGAGACGCAGGCCTACGACGCGGCCCAGCAGGAGTACCTGCGCCTTCGCCAGAGCGAGGCATTCCCGGCGGAAGTCCGCAAACAGCAGGCAGCGGACAGCCAGTGA
- a CDS encoding diguanylate cyclase, translating into MSLSRFLRLFGALVVLATMLLVGRIATTEYQSVRASAASVEAIDQLRAGLLAAEMVSRERGPTNGALGGPSPLPPELQQPLAQARARTDRAFDALHGVLAARNGDPTLADGARRVLAAKMALATARAAVDQVVAQPREARAPESIRSAVYGMVAIVPLLAPVTSSLANAARQHYPALADDVQVARLTAELREFAGLLGSHFTAALARQQPFTAEERRAIEQTRGRIAQLRFLIELRLSVPEQPRPIAQAWQTVQQRYFRDTGPLIDRMIAAGEGNGRYGLDAAGFAALYVPDMNTIFDVRDTLLNQLRERASAEYTRAVRMLGLVAAGSVVLLAMLLVALSMVDRRVLRPLVQTARALKALANNDLDAPLPQPAANDEMAAVIRAARELQLQTRQREALERERNSLIAQLREQSNTDFLTGLPNRRAFFDAAESVLAQARRHGFGVVIVILDVDRFKMLNDQWGHAVGDQALVSVARALRAELRLGDLVGRFGGEEFVVLLSHCDPAHGVRLAERLREVVANLQLLLPASPEPLRVTASFGVADSGRHGLVLDQLLSEADAAMYRAKETGRNRVVLAEPRADTGAGELVIL; encoded by the coding sequence ATGTCTTTAAGCCGATTCCTTCGCCTTTTCGGGGCCCTCGTGGTGTTGGCCACGATGCTGCTGGTCGGCCGCATCGCCACGACGGAGTACCAGTCGGTGCGCGCGTCGGCGGCCAGCGTGGAGGCCATCGACCAGCTGCGCGCGGGGCTGCTCGCCGCCGAGATGGTGTCGCGCGAGCGCGGCCCCACCAACGGGGCGCTGGGTGGCCCGTCGCCCCTGCCGCCGGAGCTGCAGCAGCCGCTGGCGCAGGCCCGCGCCCGCACCGACCGCGCCTTCGATGCGCTGCATGGGGTACTGGCAGCGCGCAATGGCGATCCCACGCTGGCCGACGGCGCGCGGCGCGTGCTCGCCGCCAAGATGGCGCTGGCCACGGCCCGTGCGGCGGTGGACCAGGTGGTGGCACAGCCGCGCGAGGCGCGGGCGCCGGAGTCGATCCGTTCGGCCGTCTACGGCATGGTGGCGATCGTGCCGCTGCTGGCCCCGGTCACGAGCAGCCTGGCCAATGCCGCTCGGCAGCACTACCCGGCCCTGGCCGATGACGTGCAGGTCGCGCGCCTCACGGCCGAACTGCGGGAGTTCGCGGGGCTGCTGGGTTCGCATTTCACGGCGGCGCTGGCGCGCCAGCAGCCGTTCACGGCCGAGGAGCGCCGGGCCATCGAGCAAACGCGCGGGCGCATCGCGCAGCTGCGCTTCCTGATCGAACTGCGGCTTTCGGTCCCCGAGCAGCCGCGCCCCATCGCCCAGGCGTGGCAGACGGTGCAGCAGCGCTACTTCCGGGACACCGGGCCGCTCATCGACCGCATGATCGCCGCCGGCGAAGGCAACGGCCGCTACGGGCTGGACGCCGCGGGCTTCGCGGCGCTCTACGTGCCCGACATGAACACCATCTTCGACGTGCGCGACACGCTGCTCAACCAGCTGCGCGAGCGCGCCAGCGCCGAATACACCCGGGCCGTGCGCATGCTCGGCCTGGTGGCTGCGGGCTCGGTGGTGCTGCTGGCAATGCTGCTGGTGGCGCTGTCGATGGTGGACCGCCGCGTCCTGCGCCCGCTGGTGCAGACCGCGCGGGCGCTGAAGGCGTTGGCCAACAACGACCTGGATGCGCCCCTGCCCCAGCCCGCCGCCAACGACGAGATGGCCGCGGTGATCCGCGCCGCGCGCGAGCTGCAGCTGCAGACCCGCCAGCGCGAGGCCCTGGAGCGCGAGCGCAACAGCCTGATCGCGCAGCTGCGCGAGCAATCCAACACCGACTTCCTCACCGGCCTGCCCAACCGGCGCGCCTTCTTCGACGCCGCGGAAAGCGTGCTCGCGCAGGCCCGGCGCCACGGCTTCGGCGTGGTCATCGTCATCCTGGACGTGGACCGCTTCAAGATGCTCAACGACCAGTGGGGCCATGCGGTGGGCGACCAGGCGCTCGTGTCGGTGGCGCGCGCGCTGCGGGCCGAACTGCGGCTGGGCGATCTGGTGGGCCGCTTCGGCGGCGAGGAGTTCGTGGTGCTGCTGAGCCACTGCGACCCCGCGCACGGCGTGCGGCTGGCCGAGCGCCTGCGCGAGGTGGTGGCGAACCTGCAGCTGCTGCTGCCAGCATCGCCCGAGCCGCTGCGCGTGACGGCGAGCTTCGGCGTGGCCGATTCCGGCCGCCACGGCCTGGTGCTGGACCAATTGCTGTCGGAGGCCGACGCGGCGATGTACCGCGCCAAGGAAACGGGCCGCAACCGCGTGGTGCTGGCCGAGCCCCGGGCGGACACGGGCGCCGGGGAGCTGGTCATCCTTTGA
- a CDS encoding DMT family transporter produces the protein MTLASLIRLFALAALWGGSFLFMRIAVPVLGAVPTAFGRVALAAAGLMALLAFARLRPAFHGKLGAALVLGVVNSGVPFLMFALAARTLPAGYSAILNATTPLMGVLIGAAAFGERITAARTAGVLLGMAGVAVLAQTGPVALSPQVLAGMGACLVATACYGAAGFLTRRWITARGGLDSRLVAVGSQWGAVLVLAPFAAWEVWRQPGLPATWMAAPPVVWAAMLAMGLLCTALAYVLYFRLIADVGPLKALSVTFLVPLFGVAWGWLVLGEAATAAHAAGGGLIAAALWLVLRPTPVAKPGR, from the coding sequence ATGACCCTCGCCAGCCTGATCCGCCTGTTCGCCCTCGCCGCCCTGTGGGGCGGCAGTTTTCTGTTCATGCGCATCGCCGTGCCGGTGCTGGGCGCGGTGCCCACGGCCTTCGGGCGCGTGGCGCTGGCGGCGGCCGGGCTGATGGCGTTGCTGGCGTTCGCGCGGCTGCGGCCGGCCTTTCACGGCAAGCTGGGCGCGGCGCTGGTGCTGGGCGTGGTCAATTCGGGGGTGCCGTTCCTGATGTTCGCGCTCGCGGCCCGCACGCTGCCGGCGGGCTACAGCGCCATCCTGAACGCCACCACGCCGCTCATGGGCGTGCTGATCGGCGCCGCGGCCTTCGGCGAGCGGATCACCGCCGCGCGCACGGCCGGCGTGCTGCTGGGCATGGCCGGGGTGGCCGTGCTGGCGCAGACGGGCCCCGTGGCCCTGTCACCGCAGGTGCTGGCAGGCATGGGCGCCTGCCTGGTGGCCACGGCCTGCTACGGCGCGGCGGGCTTTCTCACGCGCCGCTGGATCACCGCGCGCGGCGGGCTCGACAGCCGCCTGGTGGCGGTGGGCAGCCAGTGGGGCGCCGTGCTGGTGCTGGCGCCGTTCGCGGCCTGGGAGGTGTGGCGCCAGCCCGGCCTGCCCGCCACCTGGATGGCCGCGCCGCCCGTGGTGTGGGCCGCCATGCTCGCCATGGGGCTGCTGTGCACGGCCCTGGCCTATGTGCTGTATTTCCGGCTCATCGCCGACGTGGGGCCGCTCAAGGCGCTGTCGGTGACCTTCCTGGTGCCGCTGTTCGGCGTGGCCTGGGGCTGGCTGGTGCTGGGCGAGGCCGCCACCGCCGCGCACGCGGCCGGTGGCGGGCTGATCGCCGCGGCGCTGTGGCTGGTGCTGCGGCCGACGCCAGTGGCGAAACCTGGACGTTAG
- a CDS encoding winged helix-turn-helix transcriptional regulator, whose product MNAEKSGDSPCPIARSLQVLGDAWTMLILRDAHAGLTRFDQFKKSLGIAPTMLTKRLAAMTEEKLLEKRQYSERPPREEYVLTQAGRDYLPVLFMIGAWGRKHRGTGPLVRFQDAERGTDIQPIAIDAVTGAEIGTRAIKLVNPE is encoded by the coding sequence ATGAACGCTGAAAAATCGGGCGACAGCCCCTGCCCCATCGCGCGCAGCCTGCAGGTTCTGGGCGATGCCTGGACCATGCTGATCCTTCGGGATGCGCATGCCGGCCTCACGCGCTTCGATCAGTTCAAGAAGAGCCTCGGGATCGCGCCCACCATGCTGACCAAGCGGCTGGCCGCCATGACCGAGGAAAAGCTGCTCGAAAAGCGCCAGTACTCCGAACGCCCGCCGCGCGAGGAATACGTCCTGACCCAGGCGGGGCGCGACTACCTGCCGGTGCTTTTCATGATCGGCGCGTGGGGGCGAAAGCACCGGGGCACCGGCCCGCTGGTGCGCTTTCAGGACGCCGAGCGGGGGACCGACATCCAGCCCATCGCGATCGATGCGGTGACGGGCGCGGAGATCGGAACGCGCGCCATCAAGCTGGTGAATCCGGAGTGA